Genomic DNA from Oligoflexia bacterium:
AGGTCTGGCTTACCAATTGATTCAACAAAGCTTCTTTTAAATAAACATCGCTTGTTAGCTTGATTAGTTCTACTAAAGTTTCAATTGCCATTGATTTTTTTCTTATATCTTGGTTACTTAAAAACTCCTTCTCAATATAGTAATCCAATAGTTTTTTAGGGTTGACCAATTGTTGGGTTAAGCTTTTAAACTTATGCTTGTCTTTTGCAACGCTATCTGGATCTTCCCCTTCTGGTAAAAAAATGACTCTTGCATCCAAACCTTCACTAACGGCTGGAACTAAAGCTTTATATGCGGCATTAACCCCCGCTTGATCACCATCAAAAATAAAAACAATTTGATCCGTATACTTGCGCAAAACTTTGGCGTGATCTTTAGTAAAAGCTGTTCCCAAAGATGCTACGGCATTGTTTTGCCCTGCTTGATGTAAAGAAATGACGTCTGTATAACCCTCTACAACAATGGCTTTACCTTGTTTTTTAATGGCTTCTTTTGCTTGCCATAGACCAAAAAGTGTCCGACGTTTATTAAACAATATATGTTCTGGTGAATTGATATACTTGGGTTTACTATCATCAAGAACTCTAGCGCCAAAACCAATGGTCTGACCTTCGGTATCAGAAATAGGAAATACAATACGATTTCTATACATATCGTATACCCCTTTTTCATTTCTTCCTATTAAGCCTGAAGTCAACATATGTTTCTCTTCAATGCCTCCTTTTTTCACCAAAGCCTGATACAAATGTTTGGTCCCAGCTGGCGCAAAACCTATGCCCCACTTTTTTTGAATATCACTAGCATAGCCTCTTTTTTCAAGATACTCTCTGGCAAAAGCTGCTCTAGGCGACTTTGCCAAACATTTTTGAAAACATTGATTGGCATAAGCAAACAAATCTCTCATTTTTTTCTTTTGCTCTTTTTGCTGTTGATACTCTTGTGCTGATTGCCCCTGCTTGTATGGCCCTAAATCAATCCCTGCTTTACTCGCTAAACTTTCCAATGCTTCTGGAAAACTTAAACGATGATAATTCATCATAAATGAAAATACCGTACCACTTTCACCACAGCCAAAACAGTGATACAACTGTTTCTCTTCACTGACAGAAAAAGAAGGTGTTTTTTCTTCATGGAAAGGACAACAGCCCATCCAGTTGCTCCCTGAACGCTTTAAACGCGTTACTTGCGAGATAAGGTCAATTAAATTAGTTCTATGCCTAATTTCATCAACAATATCACTTGGAACCAAAGAATATCCCTCTCAAACTACAGTCTATTGTGAAATAAAACGGTATTTTCATGTAATGTAACATTAAAACCGAGGTGTCGATTTTCTTGCTGTCAATACATTACGTTTACGAGCCATAATCGCTTTTTTCTTTCTTTTCACGCTTGGCTTAACGTAATGCTCTCTTTTTTTTACTTCGGCTAAAATCCCTGCTTTTTCACAGATTTTTTTAAACCGGCGCATGGCCGCTTCAAAAGATTCGCCGTCTCTTACTTTAACTAAAGTCATGATATCATCACTCTCCTAAAAAATTCAATAACTTAGTCAGTTAATGCGGCAATGTTACATATAATACACGTTAAGTCAACCTGCTTCTCGCTTTATTTTTGCTTGAGAACCCTTCTCCTCTATACCTGGAGTTTTTTTCTAAATGATGCTCTAGCTCGTTTATTTGATCAAGGCTAAAAAACGCGTTTTGGGCCTAATTACCAAAGTTTTATTGCTTAAACACAGCCCAAGCTTCTTAATTAAGGCTAATCTAAGGTGCATTTTAAAACCAAATTGTGTTAGTCTGCTTAAGACATGAAGTATTTAATTATTGTATTCAATTTACTTTTAGGCAACTTAACGGGCATTTTTATCAATGCATTTGATCTAAAAGCTTCTTTTATTTTTTCTATGGTCGCCACCGGATCCTTGTTTTTATGTTTAGATTTTTTACAAAAAAGATTCCAAACAGCGGGTTTAGGCACATCAATTATTTTAAGTATTCTAAATAGTCTTTTTATTGTTTACTTCTCTTTCTTAATCATGACGATTTCTCTTTCGGACATTTCAGTTCAAGATATTTTTAAATCTGTCGTTGCTAGTTTTTTATTCTCTTCAGCAGCAATCATCCCAGCTATTCCAATTACACTATTTAATATCTTTCTTTTTAGCCTTTTTATAAAAACACTTGGCAATCGCTCTTTGAACACAAAAAAATAATTGGTTTAGAATTTTTTTAGTTCTCTCACTATGTCTTCTTCAGTTGGAAGAACTAAGTTTGCTGCTGGGCCTAAAGGTATATAAGATTCTTGGGCTTCAATCACTTTGAGTTGAATAGTTTTAAATTCTTCTAATATAGCTCTGCTTAAGCTATCTGCAACACCACCATTTTTTCTGCACTCATCAACAATCAAAATTTGCTCTACTTGCAATCGTTTGAGGTG
This window encodes:
- the rpsU gene encoding 30S ribosomal protein S21, producing MTLVKVRDGESFEAAMRRFKKICEKAGILAEVKKREHYVKPSVKRKKKAIMARKRNVLTARKSTPRF
- the dnaG gene encoding DNA primase → MVPSDIVDEIRHRTNLIDLISQVTRLKRSGSNWMGCCPFHEEKTPSFSVSEEKQLYHCFGCGESGTVFSFMMNYHRLSFPEALESLASKAGIDLGPYKQGQSAQEYQQQKEQKKKMRDLFAYANQCFQKCLAKSPRAAFAREYLEKRGYASDIQKKWGIGFAPAGTKHLYQALVKKGGIEEKHMLTSGLIGRNEKGVYDMYRNRIVFPISDTEGQTIGFGARVLDDSKPKYINSPEHILFNKRRTLFGLWQAKEAIKKQGKAIVVEGYTDVISLHQAGQNNAVASLGTAFTKDHAKVLRKYTDQIVFIFDGDQAGVNAAYKALVPAVSEGLDARVIFLPEGEDPDSVAKDKHKFKSLTQQLVNPKKLLDYYIEKEFLSNQDIRKKSMAIETLVELIKLTSDVYLKEALLNQLVSQTSVEKDIFYGKSSFIKVKKPVTQMQKSLHKNSVQEKFWREESLLLRVLLQVPQSFDRYIKDQAEQYFDQSFQEHILSWLDANRENATAESNLARSIDLWPVKEHIGALSKAFLEDNYDIQEDWEKIWSDCIKKMKTKRIKFLTEQLKSSEGQSTEDIHAIFSEIESLKKTLQTNSKPEGL